A genomic window from Pseudomonas argentinensis includes:
- a CDS encoding YbaB/EbfC family nucleoid-associated protein: MMKGGMAGLMKQAQQMQEKMQKMQEELANAEVTGQSGAGLVSVVMTGRHDVKRVSLDDSLMQEDKEILEDLIAAAVNDAVRKIEANSQDKMSGMTAGMQLPPGFKMPF; encoded by the coding sequence ATGATGAAAGGTGGCATGGCCGGCCTGATGAAGCAGGCGCAGCAGATGCAGGAAAAGATGCAGAAGATGCAGGAAGAGTTGGCCAACGCCGAGGTCACCGGTCAGTCCGGTGCCGGCCTGGTCAGCGTGGTGATGACCGGTCGCCATGACGTCAAGCGCGTCAGCCTTGACGACAGCCTGATGCAGGAAGACAAGGAAATCCTCGAAGACCTGATCGCCGCGGCCGTCAACGACGCCGTGCGCAAGATCGAAGCCAACAGCCAGGACAAGATGTCCGGCATGACCGCAGGCATGCAGTTGCCGCCCGGCTTCAAGATGCCGTTCTGA
- the recR gene encoding recombination mediator RecR, translating to MSFSPLIRQLIDSLRILPGVGQKTAQRMALQLLERDRNGAQRLAQALSQAMEGVGYCKSCRSLSESEICQLCEDPRRDDSLLCVVEGPMDVYAVEHTGFRGRYFVLKGHLSPLDGLGPEAIGIPELLARIEAGQFSEVILATNPTVEGEATAHYIAQLLAGKGLIASRIAHGMPLGGELELVDGGTLAHALAGRRPINI from the coding sequence ATGAGCTTCAGCCCCCTGATTCGCCAACTGATCGATTCGCTGCGCATCCTGCCCGGCGTCGGCCAGAAGACTGCCCAGCGCATGGCGCTGCAACTGCTCGAACGCGATCGCAATGGTGCCCAGCGGCTGGCCCAGGCGTTGAGCCAGGCGATGGAGGGGGTGGGCTACTGCAAGTCGTGCCGCAGCCTGAGCGAGAGCGAGATCTGCCAGCTCTGCGAAGACCCGCGCCGCGACGACAGCCTGCTCTGTGTGGTGGAAGGCCCCATGGACGTGTATGCCGTGGAGCACACCGGCTTTCGCGGCCGTTACTTCGTGCTCAAGGGCCACCTGTCGCCCCTCGATGGCCTGGGGCCGGAGGCCATCGGCATTCCGGAGCTGCTGGCGCGCATCGAGGCCGGGCAGTTCAGCGAAGTGATCCTGGCCACCAACCCGACGGTGGAGGGCGAGGCGACCGCCCACTACATCGCCCAGTTGCTGGCCGGCAAAGGCCTGATCGCCTCGCGCATCGCCCATGGCATGCCGCTCGGCGGCGAGCTGGAGCTGGTCGATGGCGGCACCCTGGCCCACGCCCTGGCGGGGCGGCGGCCGATCAACATCTGA